A genome region from Atribacterota bacterium includes the following:
- a CDS encoding signal peptidase II: protein DFLNFGIGNLRTGILNIADMAITFGVILLIYSFIVKTEL from the coding sequence TAGATTTTCTTAATTTCGGAATAGGCAATTTAAGGACTGGCATTCTTAACATAGCAGACATGGCAATTACTTTTGGAGTAATACTTCTGATTTATTCCTTTATAGTAAAAACTGAGTTATAA
- the nrdJ gene encoding ribonucleoside-triphosphate reductase, adenosylcobalamin-dependent, translating into MIKVIKRNDKIQYFDKNKIINAIVQAMRETIKGVDKEIAANIAKKIEKDLKNSKESVTVSDIQERVETELMNSERKDVAKTYILYREQRDKLRGISSANHKILTDEFISKYKHMPNPFPSQLGQFVYYRTYSRWLPFEKRREYWWETVRRAVEFNCNLVRTSQQEAEALYDNIYHLKQFLAGRTLWTGGTEVSSKYPMANFNCSFTVMDKFSAYKDLFYLLMIGSGVGVRVLKSDVQKLPKIRTNIKIIHEAYNPKPKEKREDLTSIYFENETAHIVVGDSKEGWVQSLDYYISILSKKEFRQIHTVIFNYDHVRPKGEKLKTFGGTASGYESLEKMFTKIDKVVKNNCFGNWKKLRPVDCMDIANIIGQNVVVGGVRRTSEVILFDPDDQDILNAKNNLYEQIDGKWVKNEEIDYREMSNNSIFYTSKPSREQLSWHVQQMRYSGEPGFMNAEAAAKRRPNLEGANPCMEVLLDREQMCNLTTVNAMGFTQDGKLNKKELFEAQRLSVRAGFRMTFLDLELDQWDVKQKRDRLVGCSLTGWQDMVNATGMSAEEQSQLRKELREVAHKEADFYAKKLGVNPPLLVTSIKPEGTATQLPGVSSGVHYSHAPYYIRRVRINASDPLLKVCEELGYDIKPENGQTEENCRTKVISFPCTAPEGKTKKDISAIEQLENYKAFQKEYTDHNTSITVHVRNEEWEEVEEWLWNNWDDIVAVSFVSLDDSFYAQMPYEEISKEEYEKRAEEMVHFIPSLISKYEKDELLIDLGDESCASGACPIR; encoded by the coding sequence ATGATAAAAGTTATAAAAAGAAATGACAAGATACAATATTTTGATAAAAATAAGATTATTAATGCAATTGTACAGGCTATGAGGGAAACAATTAAAGGTGTAGACAAAGAAATTGCTGCCAATATAGCAAAAAAGATAGAGAAAGATTTAAAAAATTCTAAAGAAAGTGTGACTGTTTCTGATATTCAGGAAAGAGTTGAAACGGAATTAATGAACAGTGAGAGAAAAGATGTAGCAAAGACCTATATCCTATATCGGGAACAGCGTGACAAATTAAGAGGAATCTCTTCTGCTAATCATAAAATATTAACAGATGAATTTATAAGTAAATATAAGCATATGCCGAATCCCTTCCCTTCTCAATTAGGGCAATTTGTGTATTATAGAACTTACTCCAGGTGGCTACCATTTGAAAAAAGAAGAGAATACTGGTGGGAAACTGTTAGAAGGGCAGTAGAATTTAATTGTAATTTAGTACGAACCAGCCAGCAGGAGGCAGAGGCTTTATATGATAATATCTATCATCTAAAACAATTTTTAGCAGGCCGAACATTGTGGACTGGCGGAACTGAAGTCAGTTCGAAATATCCTATGGCGAATTTTAATTGCAGTTTTACTGTGATGGACAAGTTCAGTGCTTACAAAGACTTATTTTATCTTTTAATGATTGGTTCCGGAGTAGGGGTAAGAGTTTTAAAGTCAGATGTACAAAAATTACCAAAAATAAGGACTAATATAAAGATTATTCATGAGGCTTACAATCCAAAACCCAAAGAAAAAAGAGAAGATTTGACCAGTATTTATTTTGAAAATGAAACCGCCCATATCGTAGTAGGAGACAGTAAAGAAGGATGGGTTCAGTCATTAGATTACTATATAAGCATTCTATCAAAAAAAGAATTCAGACAAATCCATACAGTTATATTTAACTATGATCATGTGAGACCTAAAGGAGAAAAACTAAAAACCTTTGGAGGAACTGCATCGGGATATGAAAGTTTGGAGAAGATGTTCACAAAGATTGACAAGGTGGTAAAGAATAATTGTTTTGGCAATTGGAAAAAATTAAGACCGGTTGATTGCATGGATATTGCTAATATCATTGGTCAGAATGTAGTGGTTGGCGGAGTCCGCAGAACCAGCGAAGTTATATTATTTGACCCGGATGACCAGGATATTTTAAATGCTAAGAATAATTTATATGAGCAGATTGACGGAAAATGGGTAAAAAATGAAGAAATAGACTATCGAGAAATGAGTAATAATAGTATTTTTTATACTTCCAAGCCAAGTAGAGAACAACTTTCCTGGCATGTTCAACAGATGAGATATAGCGGTGAACCAGGCTTTATGAATGCAGAAGCGGCTGCTAAAAGAAGGCCAAATTTAGAAGGAGCTAACCCCTGTATGGAGGTTTTGCTGGATAGGGAGCAGATGTGTAACTTAACCACAGTGAATGCTATGGGATTTACACAAGATGGAAAATTGAACAAAAAAGAATTATTTGAAGCTCAGCGTCTTTCTGTTCGAGCAGGTTTCAGAATGACCTTTCTGGATTTAGAGTTAGATCAGTGGGATGTTAAACAGAAAAGGGATAGACTGGTTGGCTGCAGTCTGACCGGCTGGCAGGATATGGTAAATGCTACAGGCATGTCAGCAGAAGAACAGTCTCAATTAAGAAAAGAGTTAAGAGAAGTTGCCCATAAAGAAGCAGATTTCTATGCCAAAAAACTTGGAGTCAACCCACCTTTATTGGTTACTTCTATAAAACCGGAAGGTACCGCGACACAGCTTCCCGGAGTCTCCAGTGGTGTACACTATTCGCACGCACCCTATTATATAAGAAGAGTTCGCATAAATGCTTCTGACCCGTTGTTAAAAGTTTGTGAAGAATTAGGATATGACATAAAACCGGAAAATGGCCAGACTGAAGAAAATTGTCGCACTAAGGTTATTTCTTTCCCTTGCACGGCACCGGAAGGGAAAACCAAGAAAGATATTTCTGCAATAGAACAATTGGAAAATTACAAAGCTTTTCAGAAAGAGTATACTGACCATAATACTTCTATTACAGTACATGTCAGAAATGAAGAATGGGAAGAAGTGGAAGAATGGTTATGGAATAACTGGGATGATATTGTTGCAGTGAGTTTTGTTTCTTTAGATGATAGTTTTTATGCCCAGATGCCATATGAAGAAATTAGCAAGGAAGAATACGAGAAGAGAGCTGAAGAAATGGTTCATTTTATCCCATCACTTATCTCTAAATATGAAAAAGATGAATTGTTAATTGATTTAGGAGATGAATCTTGTGCCAGCGGAGCTTGCCCGATTAGATAA